CGACGTCGGCCTGCACATTGACCGCATAGTCCATACCGTGATTGACGAAGCCCACCGACGTGACAATGCTCGGATCTTCGTGTTCGGAGATCTGCGCCGAGTCCGCCGGATAGGTCACCGTTTTGCCGGGCGGCGCGAGGGTCGAGACCAGCGACCGAGTGCGGTATTCGGCGTGCCCGGCCGCAACCACCACGCCGTCGGCTCGGACGATCTGGATCTCAAGACCTTTGTGCCTCAGGTCTTTTGGCAGGCTGTCGGTCGGACTGATCTCTTGGTTGTCGTATCGCGAAGCAATATCTTTTGCCGTCGTCGATGCGGAATTGGTCGCGTCGTTGATGAGAGCTTGCTGCAGGAAGACGAGCAGCAATGCACCTCCCCCCAGCAGTGCGACAAGTACGACGGAGGCCGCGACCAACGTCGCCCGTTTACGCACGCCCCAACGGCGCATGCGCGCGCGCATTCGCATCAACAGCACACCACCTCCACTCCATCAGACGCTACCGTGCCCCACACATTCGCGAAGCGCAGTCGGCCTATTGGCCGTCGCCACGAGCCAGACCTGAGATCAGCCTGAGTGCACCACTTCGGAACAGTGCCATGAACGGGTCGCAGCGTGTTAACTGAGTGCACTGCGTTAATTGCGCTGCACAAGGGGGCACCATGACCGTCGCAAGGTCCGTCGTACGCTCATCGACTCCGACGCTTGAGGTCGCGGACCAGGCAACAACACAGTCCCGCTTCAGCGTGGTCGTCCCCGCCTACAACGAAGAGCACTTCCTCGGCGCGTGCCTCGATTCTCTTGCGGCGCAGGATTTTCCCGGCGACGTCGAGATCATCGTGGTCGACAACAACAGCACCGATGCCACCGCTGCCGTCGCCACCCGCCCCGGGGTCACCGTCATTTCCGAGCCTAAGCAGGGAGTGTGTGCCGCGCGTCAGGCCGGCACGGCGGCCGCCACCGGCGAGATCGTCGTGTCCACCGATGCGGACACGACATTTCGATCCGATTGGCTCTCAACCATCGACCGATCGTTCCGCGAACAGCCGGACCTGACCGCCGTGGCCGGTCCTCCGCACTGGGTCGACGCGCCACGGTGGGGCCGCGTCTACGAACGCGCCTTTTTCGGACTTATACAGGGCTTCTACCGACTCACCGGACGGGTCGCATACGTCTCGGCGGCCAACATCGCATTCCGACGTAACGCGTGGAGAGGGTACGACGTACGCCTCACACAAGGCGGCGATGAGCTCGATCTGCTGCGCCAACTGCACGAGCACGGCACCGTCGTCTATAACCACCGCAACGCCGTACTTACCTCTGCACGACGGATGGATCGCGGCTTCCTCTACAACGTCTTCGTCACCTGCTTTTACTACTACCTACTCGGTTATGCGACCAATCGACTGTTGGGACGTACGGCGATCGGAATGGCCCCGTCGTTTCGCACCGAGCCTCGCCGCTCGCCCCGGCGCGGCGACAGCTGGACGTGGCGACGTCGGACCGCAATCGCGCTTGTAGTCACTGGTCTGGCATGGATCGGCTGGACACTTCTGCTATGAGTGTCCGCCTTCCGAAGGCGCGATCGGGAGCGGCAATCGCCGCCGTCACCGCGACCGCGGCCTATTGGACCACGATGTCGTCGTACTCGCAGCTTTACGGCGCGTTCCCCTACCGAGCTCGGACCCTCGAACGAGTCGTCGCGCTGACATTTGACGACGGACCAAACGAGCCTCACACATCTCGTCTCGCGGACATCTTGGCCACCGAGGACGTACGAGCAACGTTCTTCCAGGTCGGTAGGTGCATCGAACGACATCCCGAAGTCACCGCGCGGCTTGCCGCGGCTGGCCATTTGATCGGCAACCACAGCTACTCGCATCAGTTCCACAGATGCTGGAACGACGCGACCATGCGGCTCGAAATCGACCGTACCCAAACAATGCTCACCGAGATCCTCGGTACGCCGCCGGTCTACTACCGTCCGCCGTGGCTATTGCGTACGCCGTCGCTATTTCGAACGCTCAACGAACGCGGGCTGACACCGATCTCGGGCGAGTTTTGCCACGCGTTCGAGCCGGTGCAGCCTCCGGCAGCCGCGATTGCCCGCCGCGCGCTGGCTAAGGCGCGCCCCGGCGCCGTGCTGATCTTTCATGACGGCTTCGACGGACGTGGCGGAAATCGCGCGCACACCGTGCAAGCGGTCCGCATTGTGATCCGAGAGCTGAAGCGACGCGGCTACCGCTTTGCCACGATCGACGAGTTGCTCGCCGCGGCGTAACCCTTTTTCCGTCACACCCCGTATTGGGCGGCCCAAATGTGTAGTAGCGTTTCTTTCGGTTTGGTAAGCCTTACCGAAATAAGCGACCCGCGATTGGACCACAAATACTATGACCAGATCAAGACCTCTCGTGCTGCTGGCAGCCGTCGTCTCGCTCGCCTTCCTCGCGTCTGCGTGTAGCAGCGCGTCAGGATCCGACGAGTCGTCGACTTCGTCTTCTGCTGCTCTGGACACGTCTGCCGAACTGGTCCTCTACAACGCGCAGCACGAAGATCTTATGCAAACGCTGGTCGACGGGTTCACCAAGGAGACCGGCATAAAGGTCACGATGAAGAACGGCAAAGACTTCGAGTTGGCCAACCAACTCGTTCAGGAAGGCGCCGCGTCGCCGGCGGACGTTTTTGTCACCGAGAACTCGCCCGCGATGACGCTTGTTGACAGTAAGGGCCTATTCGCGCCGGTCGACAAGGCGACCCTCGCGAACGTGCCGTCACAGTTCGTCCCGTCGAGCAAGAAATGGACCGGCTTCGCAGCGCGCGCCACCGTGGTCGTCTATAACAAGGACAAACTCACCAAGGATCAACTGCCAACCTCGATCATGGACCTGAGCAAACCCGAGTGGCAAGGCAAGTTCGGCGTCGCGGCCGGTGGCGCGGACTTCCAGGCCATCGTGAGTGCCGTCCTCGCCGAGAAGGGGACCGCTGCAACCGAGAAGTGGCTGACTGGACTCAAGACCAACGCGAAGATCTACCAAGGCAACGGCGCGGTGATGAAGGCCGTCAACGCCGGCGAGATCGAGGCCGGGGTCATCTACCACTACTACTGGTACAAAGACCAGGCCGAATCCAAGGCCAACAGCGCAAATACCGAGTTGGACTTTCTGGGAAACAAGGATCCCGGCGCGTTCGTCAGTGTCTCCGGCGCCGGCGTACTGAAGTCGAGCAAGCACCCTAAGGAAGCCCAGAAGTTCGTCGAATACCTCACGAGCAAGGCCGGCCAGAAGGCGCTGGCGGGAAGTACAGCGATGGAATACAGCATCGCTAGCGGCGTGGCGTCAAACCCCGCGCTCAAGCCGCTCAACGAGCTGGACCCGCCCAAGCTCGACGTTGCCAAACTCAACGGACCCAAGGTCGTCGAGCTGATGCAGAAAGCCGGCCTGCTGTAGTCCATGGTGCACGACACAACCGTGAGATCCTCGACCGCGCCGCCGGTCGAGGATCTCACGCGTCCGGTCGCGCCGACACCCTCGGCAGACCCCGGCAGCGTGCAGAAGGTACGCCGGCGGCGTAGACACCCACCGATGCTGGTGGCCGCCGCTATCGTCGTCGCCGCCATTGCTCTCATCCCACTGGGATTCATCCTCGGCTACACGATCAGCATCGGGCCGAGCACTGCCGCGCAGTTGATCTTCCGGCCCCGTATCGGCGAGCTGCTCTGGAACACCACCCGGTTGACGGTCGGCGCCATGACGTTATCGATTGTGCTCGGGGTCAGCGCCGCTTGGCTGGTCGAACGCAGCAACCTGCCGTTTCGGCGTACCTTGCACATCCTGCTGGCCGCGCCGCTGGCGATCCCGGCGTTTGTCAACAGCTACGCCTGGATCTCGGTCCTGCCCGGCGCCAATGGCTATTCTGGGGCACTGCTCGTCGTCACCCTGTCGTACTACCCGCTGGTCTATCTTCCCGCCGTCGCGGCATTGCGCGGTCTCGACCCGGCGCTCGAGGAGACCGCTGCGGCTCTCGGGCTGAGCCGGTGGCGCACCTTCCTGCGGGTCGTCGTGCCCCAGCTGCGGCCGGCCGTATTCGGCGGCTGCCTCCTCGTCGGCCTACATCTGCTGGCCGAGTTCGGTGCACTGCAGATGGTTCAGTTCCCGACCTTCACGACCGCGATCTATGACCAATACCAGTCGACGTTCAACGGTCCGGCCGCCAACATGATCGCCGGCGTACTCGTGCTGTGCGGTCTGCTCCTCGTGCTCGGCGAACTGCGGCTCCGCGGCCGCGCACGCTATGCGCGGGTCGGCCGCGGGTCGGCCCGGCCCGCGGTACGCGCACGGCTGGGTCGGCTCCGCATACCCAGCACCCTTTATGTATTCGCCATCGTCGCGGTCGGCGTCGGCGTACCGGTCGGGAGTCTCATCTACTGGTTGTCGGTCGGCGCATCCACGCATGTTGACACCTCCCTACTCATCACGACAACGATGACCTCCGTCGGGTACGCCGCCGCGGCGGCCGCGGTTGCCGTCGTATTCGCCACTCCTGTTGCATGGCTGTGTGTCCGGCACCCCGGCAAGCTCAGCACCGTGCTGGAGCGCAGCACCTACTTCGGCAACGCGCTACCCGGGATTGTCGTTGCGCTTGCGCTGGTCACGATCACCATCCGTGTCGCTCCAGCGGTATATCAGTCCGCGCTTGTGGTCATCATCGCCTACATCATCCTGTTCTTGCCCCGCGCGATGGTCAACATGCGCTCTGCGCTCGGCCAGGCGCCTCCGGTGCTCGATGACGTGGCGCACTCCCTGGGGCTCAGCCGTTTGGGGACGTTTCGCCGAGTCACGCTGCCCCTGATCGCTCCGGGGATCGGCGCCGGCGCCGCGTTGGTATTCCTTGCGGCAGTGACCGAACTGACCGCGACCCTGCTGCTGGCTCCGATCGGGACGCGTACTCTGGCGACGCAGTTCTGGAGCTTCAGCGACAGCATCGCGTACGGGGCAGCCGCGCCGTACGCCGCCGTCATGATCCTGATCTCCGCGCCTGCGACGTTTTTGCTCACCCGTCACGCCCGTTCAGGACTCATCGAATGACACCGCTAGACATCGAGGGCATCACCAAGTCATTCGGCACGACTCAGGTGCTGCATGGCGTCGACTTGCACGCGCCCGAAGGCGAGCTCACCGCGATCCTCGGTCCATCCGGGTGCGGAAAGACCACGCTGCTCAGGCTGATCGCGGGATTCGACGAGCCCGACGCGGGCACGATCTCGATCGGCTCGACGATGGTCGCCGGACCGCGCGGCGTCGTACCACCGCAGCGCCGCCGTGTTGGCTACGTACCGCAGGAAGGGGCACTGTTTCCGCACGTGAACGCCGCCGCCAACATCACCTTTGGGCTGCCACTGCGCCAGCGCCGCGGACGGCACCGTGTCGAGGAACTGCTTGAGCTCGTCGGACTTGCTCCTGAGGTCGGCAAGCGGTTTCCGCATCAGTTGTCCGGCGGCCAGCAGCAGCGCGTCGCCCTCGCACGGGCACTGGCGCCGTCGCCATCCTTGGTGCTACTCGACGAACCGTTTTCATCGTTAGATGCCGGGCTACGCAACCAAACTCGGCGCGCCGTGGCCCGGGCACTGCGCGAATCCGGCTCGACCGCGGTCCTCGTCACGCACGATCAGGACGAGGCGCTGTCGATGGCGACACAGGTCGCGGTCATGCGCGGCGGCCGGCTCGTGCAGGTGGACTCGCCAGAAGGTATCTACACCCGCCCGCACGACGTCGCGGTAGGCCGTTTCGTCGGGGACGCCATAGCGCTACGCGCCAAGATCGTCAGCGGCGTAGCCGAATGCCCGCTCGGCCGCATCCCTGTCGCCGGCGACGTACCGGATCATCCCGCACGCGACATCCTGATCCGCCCTGTACAGGTAAAACTTCACTCAGCTAACAGCGCAAACGCCGTCCGCGCCGAGGTCATCGAGGTGGCGTACTACGGCCACGACGCCGACGTCCGGCTGCGACTGACAGACTCCGATCACGTTGTGCACGCCCTAACGCCCGGCCACGACGTGCCGGCAGTGAGGTCCATCGTGTACGCCGCCGTCGACGGTGAGGCGTTGGTCTTTCCCAGCGAGTAGCCGCATTCGCTCAGCATCTCCTCAGTGGACCTGCGGAGGATTAGCGGTGTGGCAGATTTGCTTGCACCTCCGCGAGACCGCTCCGACCCGACCCGATCTCGGGCGCCGGGCGGGACTGGGCCGACCCTATCGGCGCCGCCCGTGACCGGGCCCGCGCCGCGTTGGGTCACCCCATCGCTCATTGCGCTGCTGGTGCTCACCGCGGTGCTGTATCTTTACCGGCTCGACGTCTCCGGGTACGCCAACTCCTACTATGCCGCCGCCGCGCAGGCCGGATCGACGTCCTGGAAGGCATTCTTCTTCGGTTCGCTCGACGGCGGCAATCTGATCACCGTCGACAAGCCGCCGGCGGCCCTGTGGTTCATGGCATTGTCCGTGCGGGTTTTCGGCCTGAGCAGCTGGGCAATTCTCGTTCCCCAAGCACTGATGGGTGTGGCCACCGTCGCTCTGCTGTTCTTCACGGTGCGTCGCTGGAACGGTCCGGTCGCCGGGATCATCGCCGCCACGACGTTGGCGGTCACGCCGGTCGCGACCCTGATGTTTCGGTTCAACAATCCCGATGCGTTATTGACACTGCTCGTCGTCGCTGCGGCGTACGCAACTGTGCGGGCGATCGACTCCACAAAACGGCGATGGGTCTATCTCATCGGAGCACTCATTGGCCTTGCATTTCTGACCAAGCTCCTCCAGGCATTCCTCGTCGTACCGGCGTTCGCGTTGACCTATTTAATCGCCGCGCCCATCTCGCTGAAGGCGCGAGTCCTGCAACTGTTCCGCGCCGCAGCGTCCATGGTCGTGGTTGCCGGGAGCTGGCTGGCGGCCGTCGGGCTGACGTCACCGGCTAACCGGCCGTGGATCGGGAGCACCGCCACCAACAGCATCTGGGACCTGACGATCGGCTACAACGGGCTCGGCAGACTCACCGGGAACGAGGTCGCCGGCGGCAAGCAGGTCGCGGGCGGTTCGGGCAGTGTGCTGCGGATGTTCGGTTCGCGGATGCTCGTCGATGCCTCATGGTTGCTCATAGCCGCCGTCGTCTCGCTCGCAGTGGGACTTTGGTTGACTCGTAAGGCAGGCCGCACCGATCGGACGCGAGGTGGCCTGATCTTGTGGGGGACGTGGTTGATCACCTGCGTCGTCGTGTTCTCCGGCATGTCGGGAATCTTCCATACGTACTACGCGATCGAACTGGCGCCGGCCGTCGCCGCGCTGTTCGGGATCGGCGCCACGATCCTCTGGAAACAGCGCCATCGACCAGGCATCGTCTTCGCGATCATCGTGACCATCGGCCTGACCACGGCGTGCGCGGTCGCGGCTTTTCTGGTCAACCAGGGATTCTTGCCGTGGCTCATGTGGTCCATCCTGGTGCTCGGTTTGGCCTGCGTGATCGGCTGGGCGGCACCACTTCTGATGCAGATGCCGCCGACGTACACGCATCGTGCCCCCAAACTCCTCGCGATCGCGACGATCGTGACCTGCCTTGCCGGGCCCACGGCCTTCTCGATATCGACCGCGAACTCCGGCCACGTCGGATCGTCGGTGTCGGCCGGTCCCAACGGCACGGGCCGCGACGTGACCAATAACTTCGACTGCGCCGCACTCGCCCCGATGCTCAGCAAGAACAGCTCTCAGTTCCAGTGGGTCGCGGCGGCGAGCCGCGTGCGCATCCCCGAGGGCTGCCAGCTGGCCACGAAACTGCCCGTGATGTCGATCGGCGGTTTCTACGGACACGACCCCGCGCCGACCTTGCGCCAGTTCGCGAATTTGGTGAGCGAACACGCGGTGCATTACTACCTCGAATATCCAGGCAAAGTCTCGCGCGCCGCGGGTCCGGCCTCACAGATCCAGGCGTGGGTGCGGACGAACTACAAGGGGGTCCGAATCGATGGGATCAACGTCTACGATCTGACCGCCCCGCGCGCGGCTCGCTAGAGCGACACCGTCGTACGCCAGCAATATTCTCAGGCAACGCTCAGAATTATGCCGGACCATGAGAATTGTGACTGACCAGATTGAGGCGAGCGACTTCGACGTAAGCCGGACGCACAGACCATGATCATTGGCCTGCTGTGCGCATTCGGCGGCGCCGTCGCAATGGGCGTCGCCTCGATCCTGCAGTCCATCAGCGCCAAACGCTCAGCCGCGCTGTCGACAATTCACGCGGGTCGGATCGTCAGGCTCATTGGCCACCCGATGTACGTCGCGGGCATCGCGCTCGACCTCGTTGGCGCCGTCGCTGCGCTTATTGCCCTGCAACACCTGCCCATTTTCCTTGTGCAGTCGGCGCTCGCGTCGAGCGTTGCGATCACCGCCCTCATCGCGGCCTTCTTGGGATCACGGATCCGGCGAGCGGAGTGGCTCGCATTGGGCGCCCTGGCCGTCGGCCTGATTCTGCTCGCGCTCGCGGCGGCACCCGCGCCGTCGTCGCCGCTGGCTGGTCACTGGAACTGGGTGATGCTGGCGGCAGCGATTCCGGTGGTCGCGCTCGCCGGAATCGGGGTGCGCGCCGCGGACCGACGCGCGGGAGTCATTCTGGCTGTTGCCGGCGGACTGAGTTTCAGTATCGTGGCCATCGCCGCCCGAACGCTGTCGATGTCCGCACCGTTGTGGCACCTGCTGGCCGCGCCGGCATTGTGGGTAATCGTGGTGCATGGAATCCTCGCGACCGTAATGTTTGCGATGGCCTTGCAGCGCGGATCCGTCACCTCCGTCACCGCGCTGACGTTTGGCACCGAAGTGCTAATCCCGTCGGCCATCGGCCTGGCCTTCCTCGGTGACGCGGCACGGTCCGGTTTCGCGGCCGCCGCCGCCGCGGGTTTCGTTCTTGCGATCGTCGGCGCGCTGGCACTTGCCCGATTCTCCGAACCTGACCTGAACACCGGGCGCACTAATGTTGTGCCTACATGACATGCGCAGATAGGTAACCAGACTCGATGCCCGAACCCACACTTCCGCCCGAGCTCGACCCGCGGCGCCGTCCGGCCGTGCGGCCCCGAGCGAACACCGGCAATCGGGCTCGTTCACGAGCCGACCGCAACAAACGCAAACGGTACGCCGTACTCGTCGCGCGCACGCTTGCCACCGTCATCTCGGTGGCCCTCCTCGTTGGCGCGGGTTTTGTGCACAGCTCGATTAACCGATTCAACGCGCACGCCGGGACCCTGCCCGGGACTTCGGATGTCGCAGGCAACAAGGACGCCAAGGGCGTCAACGGCGCGGATATGAACATCCTGGTCATCGGTGACGACAGCCGGGACGGCTATACGCAGGCGCAGCTTGCCGAACTCAGCACACAAGCGAATCCTGGCAACAACACCGACACGCTGATGCTCATCCACGTGCCCGCCAACGGAACCGCTGCCTCTGTCGTGTCGTTCCCGCGCGACTCGTATGTGTCGATTCCTGGCTACGGCAAGAGCAAGATCAACTCGGCGTACGCCGACGGCTATAACGACGCGCCGCAGAGTTCGACGCCCGCACAGCGCCAGGCCGCCGGCCAGGCCCTGTTGATCAGCACGATCAGCCAGCTGAGCGGCGTAAAAGTCGACCATGTCGTCACCGTCAGCCTGCTCGGCTTTTACAACCTGACCAATCAGCTTGGCGGGGTCGAGGTCAATCTGTGCCAAGCCGCGAAGGACAGCTACAGCGGGATCGACCTGTCGGCAGGCAAGCACCTGCTCATGGGCAAGGAGGCACTCAGCTTCGTCCGTCAGCGGCACGGACTTCCTAACGGCGACCTCGACCGGGTCAAGCGTCAGCAATACTTCTTTGGCGCAACCATCCGAAAACTGCTGGGTCAGAATCTGCTCGACGTACTGAACATCTCCAAGCTCAACAACCTCATCGACGCGCTTGCCGGGACCATCAACTACGACAAGGGCCTCAATCCTTTGGACCTTGCCGCGCAGATGCGCGACATCGCCGCGGGCAACGTGAAGTTCCAGACGATCCCGCTCGCGGCACAGCCATTCGTCACCAAGCCAGGAGTCGGTGACGTCGTCATGCCAGTGGGACAGAGCGAGATGTATTCGTTCTTCCAGGGCCTATCCGCGGCCACCACCGCGCCCGCGCCCAGCAGTACGTCGTCCGCCGCCGCGCCGTCCGCGTCCGGGAGCGCGGCGCCGACGACGGCAGCGGGCTCCGGCAGCGCGGCCCCACCGACTCAGGCGACGACCGCGGCCAACACCGGCTGCGTCAACTAACTGCGTCGCACGCTTGCGTCCGTGGCGCATTCCGACTCGAACACTAAGCGGCGTCGGTAGATCTCGACTTCTTCGATTTCACCGGGTAGTGCTCGAGGAGAGCGTTGTTGAACTGCGCGCCGATAATGATGGCCATCGATGCGAAATAGTAGAACAGCAGGAAAGTGATCGGGGTCGCGAGCGCGCCGTACGTCAACCCGTGGGAATAGACGTAGCTGAGGTAGATGCGCAGCCCGATGCTCGCCACGAGGAAAATCGCGGCGGCGAGCAGCGCACCGGGAAGCCCGCGCAGCCACGGATGTCGGAATTTGGGCGCGACTTTGTAGAACGTCGTCATCAGCAGGATGATCACAATCGCGAGCACCGGATAGTACGAGAACCCGACAATGGTCGCCACGTCGTCGCGCCACGAAGTCGGGAAAAGGTTCGGCAGGTACGACGGGCCGATCGCCAGGATCGGCAGCAGCAAGATCCCGGAGAACAACGCGATGAGATACAGGCCGAGCGCGAAGAATCGCTCCTTGATCGGGTGGCGCACCTCGTGCTGGCCGTAGGCAACCGTGATCGATTCGACGAATGCCGCCATCGCCGAAGACCCGGCCCAGAAGCTAATGACCAGCCCGACCGAAATAGCGCCACTTTGGTTGTGCCGCAGGATCGTCGACACGGTGTCGCCGAGGAGGTTGGACGCGACCTCCTCGTTGAAGACGCTGTGCAGGAATTTGTCGATCTGATGGTCGATCTGGTTCAGGGTCCCGGGACCGAACAGCCGCGCAAACGGCCCGACCAGACCGAGCAGCGCCAACAACAGCGGCGCCGTTGACAGTGCACACCAAAACGCGGCCTGCGAACTCATTCCGAAAAGGGAGTCGTCCCACGTCTTGGACAACGTCCGCAGCAATACTTTGCGAACTCGGTGATGGACCCGTCCATCGGCGCCGCGCTCGGGCTGCTCTCCCGCCTCCCGCCAGAATTCCGCAGCATCTTTGGTATCGACGCTGCCCGTCTCATCGGGGATGTCCCCGACCGACTTCACAAGGTGGCCGTCGACTTCCAGCCCGCTGTACTCCCGTGAAGCGTCTCGGTCAGGTACGTCGACAGACTCCTCCGAAGGGTCTGGAGGCGGCGAAGTGGTCACCAGTTGAGCATGCCGGAAATTTCGCTCAGCCGCTCGGCCAACACGCGCAACGGGAGTGAGACACCCACCGCGCCTGCCACAACTCACCTGAGCACAAAATATTCGGGGTTGAGTACGCCGCTCATCTGATAAAGACTGCATCAGTGAGCATTCTTGGTACCCGCGTCCTTCGGACCGAAGACCCCCGCTTCTTGACCGGACAATCCATCTACACCGCAGACCTGAAGGACGACCGGCTCGCCGGCGCCCTGTTCGCGCACTTTGTGCGCTCGGACGTCGCGCACGGCACTATTCTCAGCATCGACACCGACGACGCCGCGCAGATGCCCGGCGTCGTTGCAATCTATACGGCTGATGACCTGCTAATGCTGCCCAGCCCGCCGACGATGCGGCCCACCGAGACGAAGATGAACCGGCAACCGCTGGCGACCGACACGGTGCGGTTCGCCGGCGAGCCGGTCGCGATCGTGCTGGCCGAAACCGCCACGCAGGCGGCGGACGCGGCCGAGCGGGTCGAGGTCGACTACGACTTCCTCGACGCGGTCACCGATCCGCGCGAAGCACTCAAGGACCAGGTGCTGCTCTATCCCGACGTGGGCACCAACGTCACGGTGCAACACGGCTTCGAAAACGAACCCGACGAGAACCTCTTCGACGGTTGCGAAGTCGTCGTCACTCAAGAGGTCCTCAACCCGCGGCTTGCCGTCGTACCGTTGGAAGCCCGCGCGGGCGCCTGCTGCTGGGGGGACGACGGTCGGCTGACGATCTGGCTGAGCAACCAGGGCGCGCAGAACGCCAAGCGCGAGATCGCGCTGCAGCTCGGCTTGGAAAAGGATGTCGTACGGGTAATCACGCCCGACGTGGGTGGAGCGTTCGGCGCGAAAGCGGGGGCGGACGTCGAGTACGGCATCATCGCCGCTGCGTCACGCAAGGCCGGTCGCCCAGTGCGGTGGACCGAGTATCGCTCGGAAAACATGATCGGCATGACCCACGGCCGCGGCCAGATCCAGACCCTCACCATCGGCGGGTCCAAGGACGGCAAGATCGAGGCCTACCGGATCGACATCCTGCAGGACTCCGGCGCATATCCACGCTCCGGCGCGATGCTGCCAACCATGACCCGGCTGATGGCGCCCGGCGTGTACGACATTCCGCGGGTCGAGTCCCGCTCGACGTCGGTCGTCACCAACACGACGTCCATCGCGGCGTACCGCGGCGCCGGTAGGCCCGAGGCCGCAGCCGCGATCGAGCGTGCCGTCGACCTGTTTGCGCAGGAGATCGGCATGGATCCCGCGGACGTACGCCGGCGCAACTTCATCAAACCCGAGCAGTTCCCCTTCCAGACCCACGGCGGGGCCAACTACGACAACGGCAACTACGACGGCGCACTCACGATGGCCCTCGAAGCTGCCGGGTACGACGCCCTGCGGGCCGAGCAGAAGCTACGCCGGGAGCGCGGCGACACCGTGCAGATCGGGATCGGTATCTCGACGTACGTCGAGGTCACCTTCGGCGGCGACCGCGAAAACGCGACCGTCGAGGTCCACCCGGACGGCACCGTCACGGTGCTCACCGGCACATCGCCGCACGGGCAGGGTCACGCGACCTCGTGGGCGATGCTCGTGTCCGACCAGCTCGGTATCGACATCGACAAGATCACGGTGCTGCATGGCGACACCGACCTGATCCCCAACGGCGGTGGCACCGGAGGTTCACGCTCGCTGCAGCTCGGTGGCGTGGCCGTCATGGCCGCGACCGGCGACCTGGTCGAGGAGGCGAAAAAACGCGCCGCCCTGGTTCTCGAGGCGGACGTCTCGGACCTGCAGATGGACGCGCGCACCCAGGCCGTGGTCGTCAAGGGCGCGCCTGGTGCCAGCGTCGCGCTGGCAAAATTGGCCGAAGACGAACCGCTGTCGGCGTACCGGGTATGGAACGGCGAAGGTCAGACATTTCCCTTCGGCGCGCACATTGCCGTGGTCGAGGTCGACACCGAGCTCGCCGACGTCCGGCTGCGCACCCTCACCTCGTGTGATGACGCGGGCACAGTGCTCAACCCGCTGTTGTGTGAGGGCCAACGGATGGGCGGTATAGCGCAAGGCGCGTCGCAGGCGCTCTATGAAGAGTTCGTGTACGACGAATACGGCAACCCGATGACCTCGACGCTGATGGACTACCCGTTCCCGACGGCGGCGGACCTGCCGTCGTTCAACCTCGTCACACAAGAGACACCGACGCCGCGAAATCCGCTTGGCGCCAAGGGAATCGGCGAGGCCGGCACGATCGGCGCCACCCCGGCCGTACAAAACGCGATCGTCGATGCGCTCAGCTACCTCGGCGTCAACCACGTCGACATCCCCGCC
This genomic stretch from Antricoccus suffuscus harbors:
- a CDS encoding LCP family protein; this encodes MPEPTLPPELDPRRRPAVRPRANTGNRARSRADRNKRKRYAVLVARTLATVISVALLVGAGFVHSSINRFNAHAGTLPGTSDVAGNKDAKGVNGADMNILVIGDDSRDGYTQAQLAELSTQANPGNNTDTLMLIHVPANGTAASVVSFPRDSYVSIPGYGKSKINSAYADGYNDAPQSSTPAQRQAAGQALLISTISQLSGVKVDHVVTVSLLGFYNLTNQLGGVEVNLCQAAKDSYSGIDLSAGKHLLMGKEALSFVRQRHGLPNGDLDRVKRQQYFFGATIRKLLGQNLLDVLNISKLNNLIDALAGTINYDKGLNPLDLAAQMRDIAAGNVKFQTIPLAAQPFVTKPGVGDVVMPVGQSEMYSFFQGLSAATTAPAPSSTSSAAAPSASGSAAPTTAAGSGSAAPPTQATTAANTGCVN
- a CDS encoding YihY/virulence factor BrkB family protein — its product is MTTSPPPDPSEESVDVPDRDASREYSGLEVDGHLVKSVGDIPDETGSVDTKDAAEFWREAGEQPERGADGRVHHRVRKVLLRTLSKTWDDSLFGMSSQAAFWCALSTAPLLLALLGLVGPFARLFGPGTLNQIDHQIDKFLHSVFNEEVASNLLGDTVSTILRHNQSGAISVGLVISFWAGSSAMAAFVESITVAYGQHEVRHPIKERFFALGLYLIALFSGILLLPILAIGPSYLPNLFPTSWRDDVATIVGFSYYPVLAIVIILLMTTFYKVAPKFRHPWLRGLPGALLAAAIFLVASIGLRIYLSYVYSHGLTYGALATPITFLLFYYFASMAIIIGAQFNNALLEHYPVKSKKSRSTDAA
- a CDS encoding glycosyltransferase family 39 protein: MADLLAPPRDRSDPTRSRAPGGTGPTLSAPPVTGPAPRWVTPSLIALLVLTAVLYLYRLDVSGYANSYYAAAAQAGSTSWKAFFFGSLDGGNLITVDKPPAALWFMALSVRVFGLSSWAILVPQALMGVATVALLFFTVRRWNGPVAGIIAATTLAVTPVATLMFRFNNPDALLTLLVVAAAYATVRAIDSTKRRWVYLIGALIGLAFLTKLLQAFLVVPAFALTYLIAAPISLKARVLQLFRAAASMVVVAGSWLAAVGLTSPANRPWIGSTATNSIWDLTIGYNGLGRLTGNEVAGGKQVAGGSGSVLRMFGSRMLVDASWLLIAAVVSLAVGLWLTRKAGRTDRTRGGLILWGTWLITCVVVFSGMSGIFHTYYAIELAPAVAALFGIGATILWKQRHRPGIVFAIIVTIGLTTACAVAAFLVNQGFLPWLMWSILVLGLACVIGWAAPLLMQMPPTYTHRAPKLLAIATIVTCLAGPTAFSISTANSGHVGSSVSAGPNGTGRDVTNNFDCAALAPMLSKNSSQFQWVAAASRVRIPEGCQLATKLPVMSIGGFYGHDPAPTLRQFANLVSEHAVHYYLEYPGKVSRAAGPASQIQAWVRTNYKGVRIDGINVYDLTAPRAAR